Genomic segment of Cytophagia bacterium CHB2:
CGGCGTTGTGTCATGCCAGTTGAGATATTTTTTATCGATAAACGGATAATGCAGCTTGTAGCCGGTGGCCAGCACCACGAGATCGTATTCCGCAACACTGCCGTCTTTGAAATGAACACATTTGCCGTCAAAGCGCGCGATATCCGGCTTGACCGTAATGTCGCCGTGGCCGAGATGATATAAAATGAGTGAATTGACGATGGGATGCGATTCGTAGAGTTTATGATCGGGTTGGGGAAACCCGAGGCGTTGCGGATCGCCGGTGAAGAGCTTGAGCAACGCGCTGTCGATCTTTTGTTTGAGGCGCGGCGGCAGCTTGAGTTTGCCGCCGATGGTGTCCGCGGGTTTGCCGAGAACGAATTTCGGCACGAAGTGATAGCCGCGGCGCACGCTAATGGCCGTGTGTTTGGCATGATAAATGGCATCAACGGCAATGTCACAACCGCTGTTGCCTGCGCCCACAATCAACACGCGCTTGCTTGCAAAAACCGTGGGGCTTTTATATTTCGCGGAATGAAAAATCTCACCGGAAAAATTGCCCGCGATGGCCGGAATGTTCGGCTCCGAAAGTGTGCCGTTGGCAATGATCACACCGCGATAAATATCGGATTCGCCGGTGTGCAACGTGACGCGCCAGCCTTCACCTTCCGGCGCTACTTGCGCGACGGTGGTGTTGAAACGATAGTGTCGGTGCAGATCAAAATGTTTCGCAAACGCGCGAAAATACTCACGCATTTCTGTGTGGCTGGGATAATCGGCCGCGCCCTCTAGCATGGGAAACTCTTTGAACTCCGTCATCTTCTTTGAAGAAATCAGATGCGCGGA
This window contains:
- a CDS encoding NAD(P)/FAD-dependent oxidoreductase, whose product is MHLIDKYVIIGAGPSGLAGARNLQRFGIPFVGLEAHREVGGLWDIENPRSTVYESAHLISSKKMTEFKEFPMLEGAADYPSHTEMREYFRAFAKHFDLHRHYRFNTTVAQVAPEGEGWRVTLHTGESDIYRGVIIANGTLSEPNIPAIAGNFSGEIFHSAKYKSPTVFASKRVLIVGAGNSGCDIAVDAIYHAKHTAISVRRGYHFVPKFVLGKPADTIGGKLKLPPRLKQKIDSALLKLFTGDPQRLGFPQPDHKLYESHPIVNSLILYHLGHGDITVKPDIARFDGKCVHFKDGSVAEYDLVVLATGYKLHYPFIDKKYLNWHDTTPQLYLNAFHPEFDNLFVLGMIEAAGIGWQGRYELAELIARFILAAQRQTRAAAEFKNIKSNPMTDLSGGFKYMKLERMAYYVHKETYLKLVKKHIALLK